Proteins found in one Venturia canescens isolate UGA chromosome 8, ASM1945775v1, whole genome shotgun sequence genomic segment:
- the LOC122415455 gene encoding piggyBac transposable element-derived protein 4-like yields MGVKKLPSFRDYWSRNPQLNDQYISSIMTFNRFSFIMNHLHINDNDKEPRKGDPCYDKLYKIRPMITCLNETFKNCFKPNKNQSIDEPIVKFKGRSSMKQYNPMKPIKRGFKIWVRADQTAYVCEFQVYTGKVGKTPETNLGGRVVIDLTREIVGGNDRVYFDNFFTSVNLLTSLKQEKIFACGTVRKDRKDLPKNHKPDKDMKRGDCEYKTSPDGLVWLKWMDKKAVYFLSNFHDPLEMVTVKRKEKDGSSTSIRCSKIVRDYNQHMGYVDNADQLKSTYARDRKSKKWWQRIFWHLMDTAVVNAYILYIEQGNRDNLNLKTFRLGLVNALVGASIECKKGRHSKPQARGGRKPQVSINKRQAESKHMPLYDSNRKRCAHCSTKNVEQRSHWKCTICKVPLCLNNVKNCFADYHK; encoded by the coding sequence ATGGGTGTAAAAAAACTTCCATCTTTCAGAGATTACTGGTCGAGAAATCCTCAACTGAACGATCAATATATCAGTTCTATAATGACGTTCAatcgtttttccttcatcatGAATCATCTACATATCAATGACAATGATAAAGAACCACGCAAGGGAGATCCTTGTTACGATAAATTATACAAAATCCGTCCAATGATAACATGCCTGAATGAAACGTTCAAAAACTGCTTCAAGCCCAACAAGAATCAAAGTATAGATGAACCGATAGTCAAGTTCAAAGGAAGGAGTAGTATGAAACAGTACAATCCAATGAAACCAATAAAACGTGGGTTCAAAATATGGGTCCGAGCCGATCAGACAGCTTATGTCTGTGAATTTCAAGTGTATACGGGTAAAGTAGGTAAAACACCAGAGACCAATTTGGGTGGGCGAGTTGTAATCGATTTGACTCGAGAAATCGTAGGGGGTAATGATCGcgtttatttcgataatttttttactagtGTGAATCTCTTGACGTCcctgaaacaagaaaaaatatttgcctGTGGAACTGTCAGGAAAGATCGAAAAGATCTGCCGAAGAATCATAAACCTGACAAAGACATGAAGAGAGGAGACTGCGAATACAAAACTTCTCCTGATGGTCTTGTGTGGTTAAAATGGATGGATAAGAAAGCTGTTTACTTTCTATCGAATTTTCACGACCCACTTGAAATGGTAACtgtaaaaagaaaggaaaaagatgGTTCTTCGACAAGCATCAGATGCTCAAAAATtgttcgagattataaccagCATATGGGCTATGTTGACAATGCAGACCAGTTGAAATCGACTTACGCGAGAGacagaaaatcgaaaaagtgGTGGCAGCGGATTTTTTGGCACCTTATGGATACTGCTGTTGTGAACGCGTATATACTTTATATAGAACAGGGGAATAGAGATAATCTAAATCTCAAAACTTTCAGGTTAGGCCTAGTAAATGCATTGGTTGGGGCATCCATTGAATGTAAGAAAGGCAGACATTCAAAACCCCAGGCGCGCGGCGGACGTAAACCACAAgtatcaataaataaaagacAGGCCGAATCGAAACATATGCCGCTGTATGATTCCAACCGAAAACGTTGTGCTCATTGTAGCACTAAAAACGTGGAACAAAGATCGCACTGGAAGTGTACAATATGTAAAGTACCCTTATGcctcaataatgtcaaaaattgttttgctGACTATCATAAAtag